The following proteins come from a genomic window of Melospiza melodia melodia isolate bMelMel2 unplaced genomic scaffold, bMelMel2.pri scaffold_28, whole genome shotgun sequence:
- the LOC134433952 gene encoding olfactory receptor 14A16-like translates to MSNSSSIRHFLLLALADTRQLQLLHFCLLLGISLAALLGNGLIISAVACSHHLHTPMFFFLLNLALSDLGSICTTVPKAMHNSLWDTSNISYKGCATQVFLLIFFMGAEYFLLTVMCYDRYVSICKPLHYETLLGSRACAHMAATAWASAFLNALLQTVNTFSLPLCHGNALGQFFCEIPAILKLSCSHSKLREFGLLVFSICVTFGCFVFIVFSYVQIFRAVLRMPSEQGRHKAFSTCLPHLGVLSLFLSTGTFAHLKPPSMSSPSLDLALSVLYSVVPPALNPLIYSLRNQDLKAAVRTMMTGCFQEH, encoded by the coding sequence atgtccaacagcagctccatcaggcacttcctcctgctggcattggcagacacgcggcagctgcagctcctgcacttctgcctcttgctgggcatctccctggctgccctcctgggcaacggcctcatcatcagtgccgtagcctgcagccaccacctgcacacacccatgttcttcttcctgctcaacctggccctcagcgacctgggctccatctgcaccactgtccccaaagccatgcacaattccctctgggacaccagcaacatctcctacaaaggatgtgctactCAGGTTTTTCTGCTGATCTTCTTCATGGGAGCAGAGTATTttctcctgactgtcatgtgctacgaccgctacgtgtccatctgcaaacccctgcactacgagaccctcctgggcagcagagcttgtgcccacatggcagcaactgcctgggccagtgcctttctcaatgctcttctGCAAacagtcaatacattttccctgcctctgtgccatggcaatgccctgggccagttcttctgtgaaatccccgccattctcaagctttcctgctcacactcaaagctcagggaatttgggcttcttgtgttttccatctgtgtaacatttggttgttttgtgttcattgttttctcctatgtgcagatcttcagggctgtgctgaggatgccctctgagcagggacggcacaaagccttttccacatgcctccctcacctgggcgtgctctcccttttcctcagcacaggcacatttgctcatctgaagcctccctccatgtcctccccatccctggatctggccctgtcagttctgtactcggtggtgcccccagccctgaaccccctcatctacagcctgaggaaccaggatctCAAGGCTGCCGTGCGGacaatgatgactggatgctttcaggaacattaa